One genomic region from Mytilus trossulus isolate FHL-02 chromosome 9, PNRI_Mtr1.1.1.hap1, whole genome shotgun sequence encodes:
- the LOC134683661 gene encoding NEDD8-conjugating enzyme Ubc12-like — protein sequence MNRCLTKDFYHLMNNIDKLSDGQARICEWDSCNVSKFVIEVSPSEGPYKGGKFKFKFDVVELFYPILQPDIKCITPIYHPNIDTLEPDDNDLISNVCVSILDDWKPVNGLDDCIQALLYLFYQPNTTDSLRLADGDITENQFLENVQKSLKGGTVEGCFFHPNYGWVENSKLTDDLTQYECKPEPPKKKLCKRV from the exons ATGAATAGATGTTTAACTAAAGACTTCTATCATTTAATGAACAATATAGACAAACTTTCTGATGGACAGGCGAGAATTTGTGAATGGGATTCTTGTAATGTATCGAAATTTGTCATAGAAGTGAGCCCATCGGAGGGACCATATAAAGGcggaaaattcaaatttaag TTTGACGTGGTTGAATTATTCTACCCTATTCTCCAACCAGATATTAAGTGTATTACACCGATTTACCATCCAAATATCGACACACTGGAACCAGATGACAATGATCTCATATCAAATGTTTGTGTCAGCATCTTAGATGACTGGAAACCAGTAAATGGACTTGATGATTGTATCCAAGCCTTGTTGTACCTATTCTATCAACCAAATACAACAGACTCACTGAGACTAGCAGATGGCGATATTACAGAGAACCagtttttagaaaatgttcAGAAATCTCTGAAAGGAGGAACAGTCGAGGGTTGTTTTTTCCACCCAAATTATGGTTGGGTAGAGAATTCTAAACTTACTGACGATCTAACCCAATATGAATGTAAGCCTGAACCACCGaaaaagaaattatgcaaaCGAGTATAA
- the LOC134685244 gene encoding U1 small nuclear ribonucleoprotein A-like: MDIRPNQSIYINNLNEKIKKDELKKSLYAIFSQFGQILDIVALKTLKMRGQAFVIFKDINSANSALRSMQGFPFYDKPMRIQYSRKDSDLVAKMKGTFVERPKRKKEEEPEVKKKKKTPASQRQNAAPAPQTPAMAQVPQINPATTAPSQPPAAPAGPTTIPEQPPNQILFLTNLPEETNEMMLSMLFNQFPGFKEVRLVPGRHDIAFVEFENEVQSAAAKEALQGFKITPTNAMKISFAKK; this comes from the exons atgGATATTAGACCTAATCAGTCGATATACATCAATAACCtgaatgaaaaaattaaaaaagatg aATTGAAGAAATCCTTGTATGCCATATTTTCACAGTTTGGACAGATTTTAGACATTGTTGCTTTGAAGACATTGAAGATGAGGGGACAagcatttgttatatttaaagaTATCAACAGTGCAAATAGTGCATTACGATCAATGCAAGGTTTTCCTTTCTATGACAAACCCATG AGAATTCAGTATTCTAGAAAGGATTCTGATTTAGTAGCCAAAATGAAAGGAACATTTGTAGAGAGACCAAAGAGAAAGAAGGAAGAAGAACCAGAAgtgaagaaaaagaagaaaacaccAGCATCACAAAG acaaaatgcTGCTCCAGCACCACAAACACCTGCCATGGCACAAGTACCACAGATCAATCCAG ccaCAACAGCTCCATCACAGCCTCCTGCAGCACCAGCTGGGCCTACAACGATACCTGAACAACCACCTAACCAGATCTTATTCTTAACAAATCTACCtgaagaaacaaatgagatgaTGTTGTCCATGTTGTTCAATCA ATTCCCTGGTTTCAAGGAAGTACGTTTGGTACCAGGTAGACATGACATTGCTTTTGTTGAATTTGAAAATGAGGTTCAGTCTGCCGCTGCTAAAGAGGCGTTACAAGGATTCAAGATCACACCAACAAATGCAATGAAGATATcatttgccaaaaaatag